The proteins below are encoded in one region of Actinomycetota bacterium:
- the rplM gene encoding 50S ribosomal protein L13, whose amino-acid sequence MNTHSTKPSEITRDWWLVDAEGVVLGRLASEVAKRLRGKHKTNFAPHLDTGDHVIVINASKVVLTGNKLLQKQAHRHSGYPGGLRSVPYSKLMATRPEMAIEKAVKGMLPSNRLGRAMLKKLKVYAGPEHTHSAQNPKPLDLRDVAAPHNPDQAHTVEEVL is encoded by the coding sequence ATGAACACCCACTCAACGAAACCTAGCGAGATAACGCGCGACTGGTGGCTGGTCGACGCCGAGGGAGTGGTCCTCGGCAGACTGGCCTCTGAGGTCGCGAAGCGCCTGCGCGGCAAGCACAAGACGAACTTCGCGCCGCATCTCGACACAGGTGACCACGTGATCGTGATCAACGCGTCCAAGGTGGTCCTCACCGGGAACAAGCTCCTTCAGAAGCAGGCGCACCGCCACTCGGGCTACCCGGGCGGCCTCCGGTCGGTCCCTTACTCGAAGCTGATGGCAACACGCCCCGAGATGGCGATCGAGAAGGCCGTGAAGGGGATGCTTCCGAGCAATCGGCTGGGGCGGGCGATGCTGAAGAAGTTGAAGGTGTACGCGGGCCCCGAGCACACACATTCCGCGCAGAACCCGAAGCCGCTCGACCTGCGCGACGTCGCAGCGCCGCACAACCCAGATCAAGCCCACACCGTGGAAGAGGTGTTGTAG
- the rpsI gene encoding 30S ribosomal protein S9, producing MADLLTRATGRRKEAVCRARILTGTGRWEINGRPLEDYFPSATHRMIIAEPLRLTDTEGRYDIIAKIEGGGPSGQAGALRHAISKALADMDPDLRPALKKAGFLTRDAREKERRKYGLKKARKAPQYSKR from the coding sequence ATGGCGGACCTGCTTACCCGCGCCACGGGCCGCCGCAAAGAGGCCGTCTGCCGCGCCAGGATCCTGACCGGCACCGGCCGCTGGGAGATCAACGGCCGCCCCCTGGAGGACTACTTCCCGAGCGCGACGCACCGCATGATCATCGCGGAGCCGCTCCGTCTCACCGACACGGAGGGTCGCTACGACATCATCGCCAAGATCGAGGGCGGCGGCCCGAGTGGCCAGGCCGGCGCGCTGCGCCACGCGATCTCCAAGGCGCTCGCCGACATGGACCCGGACCTTCGCCCCGCGCTGAAGAAGGCCGGTTTCTTGACCCGGGACGCGCGCGAGAAGGAGCGGCGCAAGTACGGGTTGAAGAAGGCGCGCAAGGCTCCTCAGTACTCCAAGCGCTAG
- a CDS encoding maleylpyruvate isomerase N-terminal domain-containing protein: MSRRSDSDPFGAAVPWPAAASDTTSWSLLRQAVDETAGQLVGLLRSVRNPNATAIGEWSIRDVAVHLADVFTNYPRYLMGDGPLFADPMQITAHNAEVVAAGRDMQVEEAADRIASSALELSEMLATRRPDERVTWHGGIDLGLRTFVAVPLSDGMIHAHDIATAEDRSFKPDPAHAAATLINLADLLPHYVNPQSAAGFSAVYELRPRGGERRLLTFRNGSLTVSTEGRTPDCIVSADAYSFMLIGYNRLGQIRAALTGKVVAWGRKPWLALKLPNLIASP, translated from the coding sequence GTGAGCAGACGCAGCGACTCAGACCCTTTCGGAGCAGCGGTGCCGTGGCCGGCGGCGGCATCGGACACCACCAGTTGGAGCCTGTTGCGGCAGGCGGTCGACGAGACGGCGGGACAGCTGGTGGGGCTATTGCGGTCGGTGCGGAACCCGAACGCGACCGCGATCGGCGAGTGGTCGATCCGCGACGTCGCCGTGCACCTCGCTGACGTCTTCACGAACTACCCGCGCTACCTGATGGGAGACGGACCCCTGTTCGCCGATCCGATGCAGATCACCGCGCACAACGCGGAGGTGGTGGCGGCGGGAAGAGACATGCAGGTGGAGGAGGCAGCGGATCGCATCGCTTCGAGCGCCCTCGAGCTCTCCGAGATGCTGGCGACGCGGCGCCCCGACGAACGCGTCACCTGGCACGGCGGTATCGACCTGGGCCTGAGAACCTTCGTCGCAGTCCCGCTTAGCGACGGGATGATCCACGCGCACGACATCGCTACCGCCGAAGACCGCTCGTTCAAACCGGACCCCGCCCACGCAGCCGCGACCCTGATCAACCTGGCCGACCTGCTGCCTCACTACGTGAACCCACAGAGCGCGGCGGGGTTCTCGGCGGTTTACGAGCTCCGCCCGCGCGGGGGCGAGCGTAGGCTCCTCACGTTCCGGAATGGCTCGTTGACGGTGTCGACCGAGGGGCGAACGCCGGACTGCATCGTGTCCGCCGACGCCTACTCGTTCATGTTGATCGGCTACAACCGGCTCGGGCAGATCCGCGCGGCGCTCACCGGGAAGGTCGTGGCGTGGGGCCGGAAGCCGTGGCTCGCCCTGAAGCTGCCGAACCTGATCGCTTCTCCCTGA
- a CDS encoding VOC family protein, translating to MGLIIDWVAVDAHDPEKLARFWADALDYKIEYDSNQDFENDGSEREVVIAPQTGHGPRLLFLLVMDEKKVKNRLHLDLRPGDQNAEVNRLEQLGARRVDIGQGDVTWVVLADPEGNEFCVLRAQAGDDTSSSRTQADRDITRNS from the coding sequence ATGGGGCTGATCATCGATTGGGTCGCCGTAGACGCGCACGACCCGGAGAAACTAGCGCGCTTCTGGGCGGACGCGCTCGACTACAAGATCGAATACGACTCGAACCAGGACTTCGAGAACGATGGTAGCGAGCGCGAGGTCGTGATCGCTCCACAGACGGGCCACGGCCCCCGTCTCTTGTTCCTCCTAGTGATGGACGAGAAGAAGGTGAAGAACCGGCTCCATCTCGACCTGCGCCCCGGTGATCAGAACGCGGAGGTCAACCGGCTCGAGCAGCTCGGAGCGCGCCGCGTGGACATCGGACAAGGAGACGTCACCTGGGTGGTGCTGGCGGACCCTGAGGGCAACGAGTTCTGCGTCCTGCGCGCGCAGGCGGGCGACGACACCAGCTCGTCCCGCACTCAAGCAGATCGAGACATCACGAGGAACTCGTGA
- the acnA gene encoding aconitate hydratase AcnA yields MTRLTDALGARSGLETSSGDVDIYRLAVLEDRFGSDLTKIPMTVKVFLENLLRTAGTRFASEEDVELLAMWGLKPLEDKEFSFTPARVILQDFTGVPSVVDLAAMRSAIERAGGDPSRVDPLVPVDLVVDHSVQVDAFASRWAFKFNVEREYERNAERYSLLKWAQQAFNGFRVVPPGMGIVHQVNVEYLGQVVRTLDGDRPVAIPDTLVGTDSHTPMINGLSVLGWGVGGIEAEAAVLGQPIPLVTPKVVGFRFSGSLETGVTATDLVLTVTEMLRKHGVVGKFVEFYGEGLSGLTVADRATLSNMSPEFGATASLFPIDEQTLSYLKLTGRSGDRIDLVERYAKAQGMWRTDETPDPVFTEKLDLDLSTVVPSLAGPRRPQDRAALPEVWKSFTDIYADEAANNTGVRIRIDAQPASPDQQPVPDTTADGPAPEAGAVADREGETVQLKHGAVVIAAITSCTNTSNPTVMLAAGLLAKKAVERGLASKPWVKTSLAPGSRVVTEYLEAAGLIPYLEQLGFHVVGYGCTTCIGNSGPLPAAVAEAIDGNNLVVASVLSGNRNFEGRIHPQVKASYLGSPPLVVAYALAGTVEKDLTQEPLGEDADGNAVYLKDLWPTPQEVTDALASLTSEMFRKEYAKVFEGEENWRQLPSPEGALYEWDPESTYVKEPPFFQDLAEEPAPPTDITGARALAVVGDSVTTDHISPAGAIPPASSAGEYLQSHGVEPQQFNSYGSRRGNHEVMVRGTFASIRFRNKLAGGKEGAWTRHLPDGGEMRIYDAAMKYAEEGTPLVVIAGKEYGSGSSRDWAAKGPNLLGVKAAIAESFERIHRSNLVGMGILPLQFINNENPESLGLTGEETFDITGIADGLEPHAELTVTARGNDGPTKEFKVECRIDSAVELDYYRNGGVLQMVLRRMLKESD; encoded by the coding sequence ATGACGAGGCTGACGGACGCTCTGGGCGCGAGGTCAGGGCTGGAGACGAGCTCCGGCGACGTCGACATCTACCGACTCGCGGTGCTCGAGGATCGCTTCGGCTCCGACCTCACGAAGATCCCGATGACCGTCAAGGTCTTCCTCGAGAACCTGTTGCGGACGGCGGGGACACGGTTCGCCTCGGAGGAAGACGTCGAGCTGCTCGCCATGTGGGGGTTGAAGCCCCTGGAGGACAAGGAGTTCTCCTTCACGCCGGCTCGCGTGATCCTGCAGGACTTCACCGGCGTTCCATCGGTGGTGGATCTCGCCGCGATGCGCTCCGCGATCGAGCGCGCCGGGGGGGATCCCTCACGGGTGGACCCGCTGGTCCCGGTGGACCTCGTCGTCGATCACTCCGTCCAGGTCGACGCATTCGCGTCCCGGTGGGCGTTCAAGTTCAACGTCGAGCGGGAGTACGAGCGCAACGCGGAGCGGTACTCGTTACTGAAGTGGGCACAGCAAGCGTTCAACGGCTTTCGCGTCGTCCCCCCCGGCATGGGGATCGTTCATCAGGTCAACGTGGAGTACCTCGGGCAGGTCGTGCGAACGCTGGACGGCGACCGTCCCGTGGCGATCCCGGACACACTCGTGGGAACGGATTCGCACACGCCGATGATCAACGGCCTGAGCGTGCTCGGGTGGGGCGTTGGCGGCATCGAGGCCGAGGCGGCGGTACTCGGCCAGCCCATCCCGCTGGTGACGCCGAAGGTGGTGGGCTTCCGTTTCTCGGGATCACTCGAGACAGGCGTGACCGCAACCGACCTCGTTCTCACGGTGACGGAGATGCTCCGCAAGCACGGCGTCGTGGGCAAGTTCGTCGAGTTCTACGGCGAAGGGCTGTCCGGTCTCACCGTTGCGGACAGAGCGACGCTGTCCAACATGTCCCCGGAGTTCGGCGCGACCGCGTCGCTGTTCCCGATCGACGAGCAGACGCTGAGCTACCTGAAGCTGACGGGGCGATCCGGCGACCGTATCGATCTGGTGGAGAGATACGCGAAGGCGCAGGGGATGTGGCGGACGGACGAGACACCGGATCCGGTGTTCACCGAAAAGCTGGACCTCGATCTCTCCACCGTCGTTCCCAGCCTCGCGGGGCCGCGTCGTCCGCAGGACAGAGCCGCTCTGCCGGAGGTGTGGAAGAGCTTCACCGACATCTACGCCGATGAAGCGGCGAACAACACAGGCGTGCGGATCCGGATCGACGCACAGCCCGCCTCGCCCGACCAGCAGCCGGTGCCGGACACGACCGCGGACGGCCCCGCCCCCGAAGCCGGCGCGGTTGCGGACCGCGAGGGGGAAACGGTTCAGCTCAAGCACGGCGCAGTCGTGATCGCGGCAATCACCAGCTGCACGAACACGTCGAACCCGACGGTGATGCTGGCTGCAGGTTTGCTGGCCAAGAAAGCCGTGGAGCGAGGGCTCGCGTCGAAGCCCTGGGTGAAGACCAGCCTCGCCCCGGGCTCGCGCGTAGTGACCGAGTACCTGGAAGCGGCGGGGTTGATCCCCTACCTGGAGCAGCTCGGCTTCCACGTCGTCGGCTATGGCTGCACGACGTGCATCGGGAACTCCGGCCCCCTGCCGGCGGCGGTGGCGGAAGCGATCGACGGGAACAACCTGGTCGTCGCGTCGGTGCTCTCGGGCAACCGCAACTTCGAAGGGCGGATCCACCCGCAGGTGAAGGCCAGCTACCTCGGCTCGCCACCTCTCGTGGTCGCCTACGCGCTCGCAGGCACGGTCGAGAAGGACCTCACGCAGGAGCCGCTGGGAGAAGACGCCGATGGCAACGCGGTGTATCTGAAGGATCTGTGGCCGACGCCGCAGGAGGTGACGGACGCGCTGGCGTCGCTGACCTCGGAGATGTTCCGCAAGGAGTACGCGAAGGTCTTCGAGGGTGAGGAGAACTGGCGACAGCTACCTTCCCCCGAAGGCGCGCTGTACGAGTGGGACCCGGAGTCCACGTATGTGAAGGAGCCCCCGTTCTTCCAAGACCTAGCCGAAGAGCCCGCTCCGCCCACCGACATCACGGGCGCCCGCGCTCTGGCTGTCGTCGGGGACTCCGTGACGACCGACCACATCTCGCCGGCCGGAGCGATACCGCCCGCGTCCTCTGCGGGCGAGTACCTCCAATCCCATGGCGTCGAGCCCCAACAGTTCAACAGCTATGGCTCGCGCAGGGGCAATCACGAAGTCATGGTCAGAGGCACGTTCGCCAGCATCCGTTTCCGCAACAAGCTCGCCGGAGGCAAGGAGGGGGCCTGGACGCGCCACCTCCCGGACGGTGGAGAGATGCGCATCTACGACGCCGCTATGAAGTACGCCGAGGAAGGAACGCCGCTGGTCGTGATCGCGGGCAAGGAGTACGGCTCCGGCAGCTCTCGCGACTGGGCCGCGAAGGGGCCGAACCTGCTGGGGGTGAAGGCCGCGATCGCGGAGAGCTTCGAGCGGATCCACCGCAGCAACCTCGTCGGGATGGGGATCTTGCCGCTCCAGTTCATCAACAACGAGAACCCCGAATCGCTCGGGCTGACCGGCGAGGAGACCTTCGACATCACCGGCATCGCCGACGGACTAGAGCCGCATGCCGAACTCACGGTCACCGCCCGCGGGAACGACGGACCCACGAAAGAGTTCAAGGTGGAGTGCCGGATCGATTCGGCCGTAGAGCTCGACTACTACCGGAACGGAGGGGTTCTGCAGATGGTCCTACGGCGCATGTTGAAGGAGTCGGACTAA
- a CDS encoding chlorite dismutase family protein, producing MSDLAFANYAVFKAASGVASDAGPEQLSSELEEIFTKAQDNVHVRGVYSTAAFTARADIMFWFTSSSVDRIHDLLVELKRSSLGQRLVPVDTFLGVVQPAEFAKDHRPAFVKGTDPKKYMTVYPFVRTPEWYLLDPQERGRLLREHGEAGREFPDVLANTTSAFGLGDFEWMLCFEADAPERIVELIRRLRATEARRYTKVEIPFYTGIRKDVAAAIHDLT from the coding sequence GTGTCCGATCTCGCGTTCGCCAACTACGCCGTGTTCAAAGCGGCTTCCGGCGTCGCATCGGACGCCGGTCCTGAGCAGCTCTCTTCGGAGCTCGAGGAGATCTTCACCAAGGCGCAAGACAACGTGCACGTGCGCGGCGTCTACTCGACCGCCGCCTTCACCGCCCGAGCCGACATCATGTTCTGGTTCACCTCGTCTTCGGTAGATCGCATCCACGACTTGCTGGTCGAGCTCAAGCGGAGCTCTCTCGGCCAGCGGCTGGTTCCGGTGGACACCTTCCTGGGCGTCGTTCAACCCGCTGAGTTCGCGAAGGATCACCGGCCTGCCTTCGTCAAAGGCACCGACCCGAAGAAGTACATGACCGTCTATCCCTTCGTCCGAACGCCGGAGTGGTACCTGCTCGACCCGCAGGAGCGCGGCAGGCTGCTTCGGGAGCATGGCGAGGCGGGGCGCGAGTTCCCCGACGTGCTGGCGAACACCACGAGCGCATTCGGGCTGGGTGACTTCGAGTGGATGCTGTGTTTCGAGGCGGACGCGCCGGAGCGCATCGTCGAGCTGATCCGCCGGCTCCGCGCCACGGAGGCCCGGCGCTACACCAAGGTCGAGATCCCCTTCTACACGGGGATCCGCAAGGATGTCGCCGCCGCGATCCACGACCTCACCTAG
- the hemG gene encoding protoporphyrinogen oxidase: MHLVVIGGGITGLVAAFRASQQPGTEVTLLEARGGVGGKIDTIRLEDARIELSADSFLPRDDRPLRLCREIGLAEELASPADFGAWAYSGGRLQRFPSGTVLGFPTSIGQLMRNDLLTTRGKLRAGLDLVSPGRLTGPDVSVATFTRRQLGAQVLDRLVDPILAGTRAGDTEEMSLAAAIPPVDTAARCSRSIIRGLQRTMPAAAHATPAFVAPRAGMHRIIEALEDAMPAVDIRRSAAVQALSRSATAFDIELADETLRADGVIVATPSDAAAELLRPLAPDVADELGGIQHASSAVINLLFPRGAIGTPGSGSGVLIPRTERMTLTGCTWFSTKWPHHAAPSGRITIRCFVGRGGRDPALELADRDLTGVVLQDLARVLPVNAEPEAAHVMRWDRGMPVYKVGHLDRLTRIEAGLSAMRGIAVAGASYRGSGIPDCIAQAERAVSIVTGAPRALG; this comes from the coding sequence ATGCACCTCGTCGTCATCGGCGGCGGGATAACCGGGCTCGTCGCTGCATTCAGGGCATCGCAGCAGCCGGGTACAGAGGTCACGCTGTTAGAAGCTCGCGGTGGGGTCGGCGGGAAGATCGACACGATCCGTCTCGAGGACGCGCGGATCGAGCTGAGCGCGGACTCGTTCCTCCCTCGCGATGACCGGCCCCTGCGGCTGTGCCGCGAGATCGGTCTAGCGGAAGAACTCGCCTCTCCGGCGGACTTCGGCGCGTGGGCCTATAGCGGGGGCCGCCTGCAACGATTCCCGTCCGGAACCGTTCTCGGCTTCCCAACCTCGATCGGTCAACTGATGCGGAACGACCTGCTGACGACGAGAGGGAAGCTGCGCGCGGGGCTGGATCTCGTCTCACCCGGACGTCTCACGGGGCCGGACGTGTCGGTCGCGACCTTCACCCGCCGGCAGCTCGGCGCGCAGGTGCTGGATCGGCTGGTGGACCCGATCCTGGCCGGGACGCGGGCGGGTGACACCGAGGAGATGAGCCTCGCGGCCGCGATCCCCCCCGTCGATACCGCAGCGCGCTGCAGTCGCAGCATCATCCGCGGATTGCAGCGGACGATGCCCGCTGCCGCCCACGCAACACCCGCTTTCGTCGCTCCGCGGGCGGGCATGCACCGGATCATCGAGGCTCTCGAGGACGCGATGCCCGCGGTCGACATCCGCCGGTCGGCCGCCGTGCAGGCGCTTAGCCGGTCGGCGACCGCCTTCGACATCGAGCTGGCGGACGAGACGCTTCGAGCGGATGGGGTCATCGTGGCCACACCGTCAGATGCGGCCGCCGAGTTGCTGCGGCCCCTCGCGCCCGACGTCGCCGACGAACTGGGCGGGATCCAACATGCCTCGTCGGCCGTCATCAACCTGCTGTTCCCGCGCGGCGCGATCGGGACGCCGGGGAGCGGAAGCGGTGTCCTGATACCGAGGACAGAGCGCATGACCTTGACGGGTTGCACGTGGTTCTCGACGAAGTGGCCTCATCACGCGGCGCCGAGCGGGCGCATCACGATCCGTTGTTTCGTGGGTCGCGGGGGGCGAGATCCAGCCCTAGAGCTCGCGGACCGGGACCTGACGGGCGTGGTCCTACAAGACCTCGCCCGGGTGCTTCCTGTAAACGCGGAGCCGGAAGCGGCACACGTGATGCGGTGGGACCGTGGGATGCCCGTCTACAAGGTCGGTCACCTCGACCGGCTGACGCGGATCGAGGCCGGGCTGAGCGCGATGCGGGGAATCGCGGTCGCAGGCGCCAGCTACAGAGGCTCGGGGATCCCGGACTGCATCGCGCAAGCCGAACGCGCCGTCTCTATCGTGACAGGAGCACCCCGGGCGTTAGGCTGA
- the hemH gene encoding ferrochelatase has protein sequence MTRAAVLAMAYGTPIDLDDVDRYYTDIRRGVRPPPELLQELTGRYRAIGGRSPLLEITRAQARGISERVGMPAYVGQKHSPPFVADAMAELQRDGIEHAIGLVLAPHFSTMSVGDYERRARIAADAIGWTGTLTMVESWHIEPGYIEWLAERVRETLSSLPSEVQRDALVVFSAHSLPQRILQKDDPYPRQLAETAEAVARAASVARWRTGWQSAGRTPEAWLGPDILEIIEAESALGTNAIVVCPCGFVADHLEVLYDIDIEAAAAADRAGMVLARTRAPNQDPEFLDAVAAVVRRCLAAAG, from the coding sequence ATGACGCGAGCGGCCGTGCTCGCGATGGCGTACGGGACACCCATCGACCTTGACGACGTCGACCGCTACTACACCGACATCAGACGCGGAGTGAGGCCACCGCCGGAGCTGCTGCAAGAGCTGACGGGTCGTTACCGCGCGATCGGCGGCCGATCGCCGCTGCTGGAGATCACGCGCGCTCAGGCGAGAGGGATCTCCGAGAGGGTCGGCATGCCCGCATACGTGGGCCAGAAGCACTCCCCACCATTCGTCGCGGATGCCATGGCGGAGCTGCAGCGCGACGGCATCGAACACGCGATCGGGCTCGTCCTCGCGCCTCACTTCTCCACCATGAGCGTCGGCGACTACGAGCGCAGAGCCCGGATCGCGGCCGACGCGATCGGATGGACAGGCACGCTCACGATGGTGGAGAGCTGGCACATCGAGCCCGGATACATCGAGTGGCTGGCGGAGAGAGTGAGGGAGACGCTGAGCTCATTGCCGTCGGAGGTGCAGCGGGACGCGCTCGTCGTCTTCAGCGCGCACAGCCTTCCCCAGCGGATCCTGCAAAAGGACGATCCCTACCCGAGACAACTCGCAGAGACCGCAGAGGCCGTCGCGCGCGCGGCCTCCGTTGCACGCTGGCGCACCGGCTGGCAGAGCGCGGGCCGCACGCCGGAGGCTTGGTTGGGCCCCGACATCTTGGAGATCATCGAGGCGGAGTCGGCGCTCGGAACGAACGCGATCGTCGTCTGTCCCTGCGGATTCGTCGCCGACCACCTCGAGGTTCTCTACGACATCGACATCGAGGCCGCCGCCGCCGCAGATCGCGCGGGGATGGTTCTTGCGCGGACGCGCGCGCCGAACCAGGACCCAGAGTTCCTGGACGCGGTCGCCGCCGTCGTGCGCCGCTGTCTCGCAGCAGCCGGCTGA
- the hemE gene encoding uroporphyrinogen decarboxylase: MIALSNATNRFLHACRGEPVDAVPVWFMRQAGRSLPEYRALKDRYTILELCRHPELAAEVTLQPVRRLGVDAAILFSDIVVPLQAMGIPLEIKAGVGPVIEGPVRSRTDVASMRLLEPESDVDYVLEAIRLLRKELEVPLIGFAGAPFTLASYLIEGGPSKNHARTKAMMLGEPDAWEALMDLLSRSVLLYLRAQVEAGAQAVQLFDSWVGHLDPHAYERHVMPWVKTIFEGLRDLDVPTIHFGIVTGELLSHMSRTGAHVMGVDWRVPLDQARRRVPHAMPVQGNLDPAVCLAPREVLERAATDVLERGGGRGHIFNLGHGVLPETDPGVLTALVELVHSWEVPG, from the coding sequence CTGATCGCGCTGTCGAACGCAACGAACCGATTCCTTCACGCATGCCGCGGCGAGCCGGTCGACGCCGTGCCGGTGTGGTTCATGCGCCAGGCCGGCAGGAGCCTTCCCGAGTACCGGGCGCTGAAGGACCGCTACACGATCCTGGAGCTGTGCCGGCACCCGGAGCTGGCGGCGGAGGTGACACTGCAGCCGGTGCGTCGCCTCGGCGTCGACGCTGCGATCCTCTTCTCCGACATCGTCGTGCCGTTGCAGGCGATGGGCATCCCGCTGGAGATCAAAGCCGGTGTCGGCCCGGTGATCGAAGGTCCCGTCCGCTCCCGCACCGACGTGGCGTCGATGCGGCTGCTCGAGCCCGAGTCCGACGTGGACTACGTGCTGGAGGCGATCAGGCTGCTGCGCAAGGAGCTCGAGGTCCCGTTGATCGGCTTCGCGGGAGCACCTTTCACGCTGGCGAGCTACCTCATCGAGGGCGGTCCGTCGAAGAACCACGCGCGCACGAAGGCGATGATGCTCGGGGAGCCGGATGCGTGGGAAGCGCTCATGGACCTGTTGTCCCGCAGCGTGCTCCTGTACCTCCGGGCGCAGGTGGAGGCCGGGGCCCAGGCGGTCCAGCTGTTCGACAGCTGGGTCGGACACCTCGACCCGCACGCCTACGAGCGCCACGTGATGCCGTGGGTCAAGACGATCTTCGAGGGGCTGCGCGACCTCGACGTGCCCACGATCCACTTCGGCATCGTCACCGGCGAGCTTCTCAGCCACATGAGCCGAACGGGCGCCCACGTCATGGGCGTCGACTGGCGGGTGCCGCTCGACCAGGCGCGGCGGCGGGTGCCGCACGCGATGCCCGTCCAGGGGAACCTCGATCCAGCGGTGTGCCTCGCGCCGCGAGAGGTGCTGGAGCGGGCCGCGACCGACGTACTCGAACGCGGTGGGGGCCGGGGACACATCTTCAACCTGGGACACGGGGTCCTGCCCGAGACCGACCCGGGCGTGCTCACGGCGCTCGTCGAGCTCGTGCACTCGTGGGAGGTGCCGGGATGA
- the glmM gene encoding phosphoglucosamine mutase yields the protein MPKLFGTDGIRGVANRDLTPDLLLALGRAAGVVLAERGPVVVGRDTRLSGPMLQSALVAGLCSAGAEARLAGIIPTPAVAFLTTAEKARAGAVISASHNPVADNGIKFFSDLGYKVGEDVEDAIEHALVDVPTELPEGRDIGTASPLEDGVERYLEHLLGAVDEPLSGLRVVLDCAFGAAYAVAPRAFKGAGATVSVLNAEPDGSRINVSCGSTDLAQVSREVVSTGADIGFAFDGDGDRVLAVDEEGREVDGDRILALSALRLKEKGELAHNLVVGTVMSNLGFRRALAERGIEVSTPPVGDRHVVQEMLDTGAVIGGEQSGHIVFAQHSTTGDGVLTALQVASAVAASDQKLSSLAHVFEPFPQILINVPVRSRDALEGADALWQQVAEAEARLGEDGRVLLRASGTEQLIRVMVEAADGTVARQTAESLAGAVTSHLG from the coding sequence ATGCCGAAGCTCTTCGGAACCGACGGGATCAGGGGCGTCGCCAACCGGGACCTGACGCCGGATCTTCTCCTTGCGCTGGGTCGCGCCGCCGGCGTGGTGCTCGCCGAGCGTGGCCCCGTCGTGGTTGGCCGGGACACCCGGCTGTCCGGCCCGATGCTGCAGTCCGCTCTGGTCGCGGGGCTGTGTTCGGCGGGCGCCGAGGCGCGTCTCGCGGGGATCATCCCGACACCCGCGGTCGCCTTCTTGACGACCGCGGAGAAGGCCCGCGCCGGCGCCGTCATCTCCGCGTCGCACAACCCGGTCGCCGACAACGGGATCAAGTTCTTCTCCGATCTCGGCTACAAGGTCGGCGAGGACGTCGAAGACGCGATCGAACACGCCCTGGTGGACGTCCCGACGGAGCTGCCCGAGGGACGAGATATAGGCACCGCCTCGCCTCTCGAAGATGGAGTGGAGCGGTATCTGGAGCATCTGCTCGGCGCCGTCGACGAGCCTCTGTCGGGGTTGCGCGTGGTGCTGGACTGCGCGTTCGGAGCCGCCTACGCGGTAGCGCCGCGCGCCTTCAAAGGGGCCGGAGCGACGGTGTCGGTGCTGAACGCAGAGCCGGATGGCTCCAGGATCAACGTGAGCTGTGGCTCTACCGATCTTGCACAGGTATCACGGGAGGTGGTCTCGACCGGGGCCGACATCGGGTTCGCCTTCGACGGCGACGGCGACCGTGTGCTCGCTGTAGACGAAGAGGGGCGGGAGGTCGACGGGGACCGGATCCTCGCGCTGTCGGCGCTGCGGCTCAAAGAGAAGGGAGAGCTAGCTCACAACCTGGTCGTCGGGACCGTCATGTCCAACCTAGGCTTCCGCCGCGCTCTGGCCGAACGTGGGATCGAGGTGAGCACGCCTCCGGTAGGCGACAGACACGTCGTTCAGGAGATGCTGGACACGGGCGCCGTCATCGGGGGCGAGCAATCGGGTCACATCGTCTTCGCACAGCACAGCACGACCGGTGACGGCGTCCTGACCGCGCTGCAGGTTGCGTCTGCCGTCGCCGCGTCCGACCAGAAGCTGTCGAGCCTCGCCCACGTCTTCGAGCCGTTCCCTCAGATACTGATCAACGTGCCGGTGCGGTCGCGCGACGCGCTGGAGGGGGCCGACGCGCTGTGGCAGCAGGTCGCAGAAGCCGAAGCGCGCCTCGGCGAGGACGGCCGGGTGCTGCTTCGGGCGTCGGGGACGGAGCAGTTGATCCGAGTGATGGTCGAAGCCGCCGATGGCACCGTCGCTCGCCAGACCGCAGAAAGCCTGGCGGGCGCCGTCACTAGCCACCTCGGTTAG